A window of Argopecten irradians isolate NY chromosome 1, Ai_NY, whole genome shotgun sequence contains these coding sequences:
- the LOC138317717 gene encoding probable DNA double-strand break repair Rad50 ATPase — protein sequence MKTKMSEGKPEDTNGDPGRFEHYHPQHPLPEGIRKMEHDDTVCKYCGVSYLIHNEIKAMEEKLKKTIAEMEHYRGSMEREKQLRIDYDRLMGETKELRENSKELDNVISSLRSSLKNEEELSGHLRLQNQNLQGELDRNITERETYRLKLTVFEEKLPTIKSKLASQRQSVRDVHKFVEDRDKQLHTELQLIQKHIIEKYQSEQKGKSSLQEQIDKLEAEKSESSMQSTMMTEKVRRQEKELKSLVNVRDENTQLQQKCDSLENSIKDIRQQLEDTVSKSRQLNLESQQFKDNLRNKTQEIEDLTAQHRRKEQNSEMTVQKLQTDLKRKEAEVLSLNREMRTMESRFNEQKLKEEEIHRKATLTVSETRELKNILAKAEGEIDQLKGERESMILSHQNRIEQLRESFKQKMYEAESWPEKLEEMLQKERAKHVASLKSMEERLKENFVLEIKIEKEKYQELLGKYQNSNKDHEAILKAQLNSLESKYRSEIRDLQKFLSDTKERAKDSEDSLRKEVQSLKSIIQDLENRLGRLDSGNEEMISTLKQQLKETHQELGDTRQQMEEQAGLLKTAKEENAFLQETVRKECEERFELMEKFSEAKEELLQLKKPSGGYSSLNSSRNSSAANLKRSGSFTTPKPSPPDEGLSRRDSEGASPVKTKTPSAPTNKDLGPSTNNELTFSGEAAKTPGRLKGNSLAENRRRIAQILGRREK from the exons atgaaaacaaaaatgtcgGAAGGCAAACCTGAGGATACCAATGGTGATCCGGGAAGGTTTGAGCATTACCATCCCCAGCATCCTTTACCAGAGGGGATACGGAAGATGGAGCATGACGATACGGTTTGTAAGTACTGTGGTGTCAGCTACCTCATCCACAATGAAATCAAGGCCATGgaagaaaagttaaaaaagaCAATTGCTGAGATGGAACATTATAGAGGCAGTATGGAAAGAGAGAAACAGCTGAGGATCGACTATGATAGACTGATGGGAGAAACTAAAGAACTCCGGGAAAATTCCAAAGAATTGGACAATGT AATTTCCTCACTTAGAAGTTCCTTAAAGAATGAAGAAGAACTATCTGGACACTTACGATTACAAAACCAGAACCTACAGGGCGAGTTGGATAGGAACATAACTGAAAGGGAAACTTACAG ATTGAAATTGACGGTATTTGAGGAAAAACTGCCTACTATAAAGTCCAAGCTCGCTTCACAGAGACAATCTGTGAGAGATGTCCACAAGTTTGTCGAGGATAGAGACAAGCAATTACACACGGAATTACAACTAATACAGAAACACATCATCGAGAAGTACCAGTCAGAGCAAAAAG GGAAGTCTTCACTTCAGGAACAGATTGATAAATTAGAAGCTGAGAAATCAGAATCTTCCATGCAGTCAACAATGATGACAGAGAAAGTCCGGCGCCAGGAGAAAGAACTCAAGTCTTTAGTCAATGTCCGTGACGAAAACACTCAACTACAGCAAAAATGTGACAGCTTAGAAAATTCCATAAAAG ATATTAGACAACAACTAGAGGATACAGTATCAAAAAGTCGACAGCTCAACCTAGAAAGTCAACAATTTAAAGACAACCTGAG AAACAAAACTCAAGAGATTGAAGATTTAACAGCACAACACAGAAGGAAGGAACAGAACTCTGAAATGACAGTGCAGAA ACTTCAGACTGATTTGAAAAGGAAAGAAGCAGAGGTTTTATCCCTAAATAGGGAGATGAGAACTATGGAGTCGAGGTTTAATGAACAGAAGTTAAAAGAGGAAGAGATTCACAGGAAAGCCACACTCACAGTCT CTGAAACAAGAGAACTGAAGAATATTTTGGCTAAAGCTGAGGGAGAAATAGACCAACTCAAAGGAGAAAG AGAATCCATGATTTTATCCCATCAGAACAGGATCGAACAATTAAGAGAAAGTTTTAAACAGAAAATGTATGAGGCAGAGTCCTGGCCAGAAAAG CTTGAGGAGATGTTACAGAAGGAAAGAGCAAAACATGTGGCTTCTTTGAAATCCATGGAGGAAagactgaaagagaattttgtACTG GAAATAAAGATTGAGAAAGAAAAATACCAAGAATTGCTTGGGAAATACCAGAACTCTAACAAAGATCATGAAGCAATT TTGAAGGCACAGCTTAACTCATTGGAGAGTAAATATAGGTCGGAAATTCGGGATCTTCAAAAGTTTTTATCGGACACAAAGGAACGCGCTAAGGACAGCGAAGACTCATTACGGAAGGAGGTCCAGAGTCTGAAATCTATCATACAGGATTTGGAAAACAGGCTAG GACGGTTGGATTCTGGGAATGAGGAAATGATCTCCACATTAAAACAACAACTCAAGGAGACGCATCAGGAGCTGGGGGACACACGGCAACAGATGGAAGAGCAGGCAGGACTGCTGAAGACTGCTAAGGAAgag AATGCTTTTCTACAAGAGACAGTGAGGAAGGAATGTGAAGAAAGATTTGAGTTGATGGAAAAGTTCAGTGAGGCGAAAGAAGAGCTTCTCCAGTTGAAGAAACCATCAG GTGGGTATTCGTCCTTAAACTCGTCTCGGAACTCGTCTGCTGCTAACTTGAAGCGATCAGGCAGTTTTACTACCCCAAAACCCAGTCCCCCTGATGAAGGGCTCTCCCGGAGAGATAGTGAGGGCGCAAGTCCTGTAAAAACTAAAACTCCTTCAGCTCCCACCAATAAGGACCTTGGGCCTAGCACAAACAATGAATTAACTTTTAGTGGGGAAGCGGCAAAAACTCCTGGACGATTAAAGGGAAATTCTCTGGCGGAAAACCGTCGCAGAATAGCACAAATTCTTGGACGCAGGGAAAAATAA